The sequence CTGTCACTAAACTGAAAcactaaaaactatttttctgaGGCACTGTTCTTTAGGTATTTGCTACAAATGATTGTTTCCTTAAATTATAATGCAGATCTATAATTCATTATTTATCTGCCCCATGACCAAAAATTTCAGTAAGATAGCTGTATAGCAACAGATTTAAAATAACATGCTCTTTTGCTTGTTGCCCATTTAAATTGAAAAGATGATTTAAGAAATATACCATGTAAAGCACATACTAGAGAGAAATCCTGAAACCATTGTAAATTCTTGTATTCATTTATAAATGGTATGCTAGGGAGTAAACACTGGGAGTGTTTAAGGATATCTGAGGAAACAATTTGGACTAATTAACATCAGTGGGTTTTAAATTTAGTGATTTGGGTTTCTTATTTTCGAAGTCAGGAATTACTTTTAATTCATTGTTCCCCAACCCTCTCATGGTGACAAGTAGAACTctgatttaaataaaagtgaCAGTGCAGATACAATGTATAATTTGGGGCCAGAGTTTTAGCTTGGTATTTTAGCTTGTAAAATAGgaaactttacttttaaaattttttccaaagattttgtttttagagagaaggtaggtggggagaaagggagagaaacatcactgtggttgcctctggcatgctcTGTACTAGAGACGTAGCCTGCAACCCACTTGGGGAATTGCACTGTTGAACcttgttcacaggccagtgctcaatccactgagctacaccagccaggggtaatCCAGAGAATATCCATTGTAAAAGAATAGTTTGCCTTCTAGTTGGCATCATCTCTTGTGTAAGTTTGGTAGGGAATAATACATTTTAAGTACCTGCTAAAAGAACAAGTCTTTgctttctgaaaaattaaaaatacatatttttaaattttacttaaattctaATCTTGGGCTGCACTGGAGAAATCCATTCACCAAGGTGCCTTTCCTAGGTGACAGGCTGTGTTCTCCTTTCATGATTTAAGTAGCATAAGATTCCTTAACAGTTATGTCATTATATTTGGAAGGAATAGTTAAGATGCTTGTGAGTATGATCTGTGATATCATGTAGTAATCTGGTACAACTGACTTGTTTTGTAAGGACAGTGTGTCTAGATAGGTGCTGTCCAATACTGTAGCctttagccacatgtggctaaaaatttaattaaaatgtacaattcagttaCCCAGTTGCATTAGTCATTATTTCAGGTGCTCAATGGCTAATAGCTAACGTCAATCAGATATACACCACCACAGAAAGTTGTTGGAAAGTACTGATTTAGatgctgtcacaaaagaaaatggttttaaaGAACTGAGATCAGAAGTCTTAGGAAGGGGACCACAATAGGTCATGCCTAAAATTGAAACACTGTATCTTAGGAAATGAGGAAAGATGAGGatatttccaaaaacaaaaccaggagCAATAGGAAGAATATGGCTGCCATGTGAGTGCTTGATACTGTCACTGTTAGGCAAATTACATGTTATGTAATAACCACTCAAGTGAGGTTAATGATGAACATTGAAGGCCAGAGAGGATAGTTAGCTTGATTGGCATCACAGTTAAAGGCTGGAGTCTGAGTCCAAAAACTGTTCCACACTAGATGGAAACTTCTAAGATAGAACTGGCTTCAATCCTCCAGGAATATAGCTTTCCAAGGCTATAAATAAggtgacttttaaaatatgtaactataTCATTAGAGGAGCTCAGGTTGGGCCTGAATTACCTGTATACTGGAATTGATCCCTCTGAGGTAGGTTGATAAAGTATGTTCTAAGATTCTATGGATCAATAATACCTATGGAAAATGAAGTGTTAATAACATTTGCTATTCTGATATTTTCACTCCTGTTCGGATTCTTTATGAGGTCTTCATTGTAAActactttgtttatattttgtctgTGTTAGACCAAACTCTACCTAATATAAAGGAACAGAACAAGTGCAATGAAGTGATACTAGTGGGCAAACTAGAGAAGTTATGTTCTTGTTTAAGTGGATAGTCTTTAGTGATATTCAGCCTTTGGTTGCCTTATGTAGCCTTTTGTAGGTCTCAAAGAGTTGTACATCATATGATAAATTACAAATCCATGTTTATATAGTAggttatttctacattttatttttgtgtacacaTTTGCTTAACAATCACTGAATTTCTAGGCCAGGTTCAGGTAACTGAAGAGCCTTTATAAGTAGTTTATATTGTCTAGAACCAAGGTATGCTGCAAATCCAGTCTGGAGCAAAATAGGAAATAACATCCTTCTAAAGACTGGCTTAGAAATTCTGATCCAGTAGGTTAAGATGTTTCCTTTCTCCGGTAGCAGGGCTGAGGCATACCTGTAAGAAAACATTGAGAACAATTTGCTAGAAAAGATTGTTGTGTCAAGTGGCAAACTGATGTACAACAACATATATATTAATCACAGAAATCTTGCCTAGTTTACTCTAGGTAAAAATTAAGGCAATGCTATTACTACTCCTAAAACTCTTTTTGGgttggttcttttgttgttggtttttctgttttgttttgttggggttttttttgccccTTTCTCCAGTTTACTCCTGGAGGCTTACAGAGTATAGACTACTCGATACAAAAGTTCATTAGAAAACAACAGTTATTTTGGAGTAGAAGGCGTATAGCTAGACATTTTCTGATGGAATTTTCCTTTAGTGGAATTAAATTCTTAAGAACAATGTGTATATAACAGTTTCAATGCTAGAAATGGTATTAGCAGCTTTTTAAGTTGTAAATTAACCGAAACTGTAAATTATGGTTAAGAACCTGAACTACACACCCAAGACTACGGTGTAAAATATTTCTACAACTATTTGCAAATTACTGAGAATAGCTGATTACTCAGAAGAAAAAGCAAGTCTTAACTCTTCCAAATCAAAAGTTAACATTGCCTGAGAAaatgtttttgctgttttaagtTGTAGATTTTCTAAGTAATCATTTATAACTATAATTTTTCAGTGattatgagaaaacaaagaatccTACCTGGCAGCTAGGCCACCATTCACAGGTATAGCCAAGAAAACAGGGTACAGACCACCAAAAACAAGTCCCACCAGTCCACCTCGTGTTATGGTGCAGGTTTCACAATTCAAATCACCTAGGAAATAAATTTGTTCTGGAAATGAAGGTCATGACAGTCCagcaaagaatttaaagaatGCAAGTTCCTCTTACATATcacagagcctcagttttcagGCAGTAATACAGCAAATGCAATTGTGCAAGGTATGTTAAAAGGTGTAATTATGTGTACAGATAACTTAAAATAATTAGGAGTAACTGATTAATAACCATCTTCGAAAAAACTCCCTTATTCTGAACCTGAATGAATATAATCTCAGTTTGTGTTATTCTACTTATCTTAAGATAGAAACTTTTTTTAACCCgtggaaaatttttttaatacttcatCTTATAGTTTTACATTATATTAGTGTGACTTTTAtgaaattctttattcttttccaaattagtatatcttattttttcctcagtaAGTTTAATTCATTGGGCAACACATTTCCTTGAATCAAAAGTTTTTCCACACTGATTATGGGGACTCAAGCAAAATACTCATACAACTTAAATTTAGAGCAGCACTTAGCAGAAGAGAATTTAAATggactgcctccctccccaccaccacttatagtaaaacttttatttcaaatcaatCAAAAACTTACTCATGATGAACTACACTCAAAGCGATCAGCACATGGTAAACTGTCAAAAGGAAATCAAGTCTCCATATGTTTCTTAATTCTTGTATGTATATTAAATGCTTTGAGAGATTCACTATATAAAAGTCTTATTcccataaaaacattttttcccttcaaggaattctctaaattttttttaaatgaatttccaaatattttttattttaagcaccATGGGAAAGATAAGTTAGATAAAGGAAAGTATTTATAACTGCTGTGTACATAGACTCGTTTGGTAGACCATGCTAATACAAACTGCCATTTTAAGAAGTAATGCAGAGTACAAATAGCATATACCAAAGCAAAGTTTGGTAGTAGTGACATAGAATTTACCTGTATTCAATGGTAAACTTATAAAACTCTTATAAGATACTTCTGCTGTCAAAAATGGGATCACTGCCATTGGTAAACCAGCAGCTATACGAGCCTGTGTCACATTTAGGACGCGCCGAAAAAGACTGTTTGCTATTAGGCCACAGATAGCAGCATTAAGTCCAATATATGTTGATCCATATTCAAGTAGATTCCTGaatgggtaaaaataaaaaaaagtaatgttttctTTGGCTCTGTTGTGTGTTAGGAACTCTTTAACAATTCTGGCATATGTTAGAGAACTTATTGTAACTTTAGGAATATTATCCCTTACAGCTTCATAAAACCAAAACCTCATTAGACTTTTATTCGGAAGGCTTTTGAATTTGGTAACAATTAAGGATACAGTGATAAATTTAGATTTTGCTAAACATACTTTGTGATTCTGCAAAGGATAATTCTATATAAAACAGGGAGGAGTTTCTGAAGAGTCTGATTTGGATGtctctcctctgggctcccacaATACCTAATACCTACCTCTCTAGCACATTTTGAGGCGTTCCCACTATAAACAAGTTCAAGACAATGAGTACCAAGAAGTTCCTTTTGGTTTCAATGGCACCTGACACAAGGCACTTAAAGAGGTGGAGCTGGTTTCCTTTCATTCTTCCACAAAGCATTAGAGTTAAGATTGAGGGGCTGGAAGAACAGTAATATTTAAGGGATACTCTACACCAGGTTCCTTACAACAACCCACTGAAATAAGagtaaaatgatattttgagaTAGGAAGTGGTTCTAAGCTAAGGTATGTATGAGTTTAAAACACATGTTTTGTGCATtctttagttttggaaaaaacaccaaaaattatTGCTGGATATTGAAAGTACTTCAATTCAAACTCTTCAGCCTACTGCTTAACTAGACTACCCTGCCTTGCCATCTACAACACAGGTGTCAACTTCTTAAATTTCTCACTATTCAGCCAGTTTAGCCACACAATATCCCCTCAGACTTATATTGTTAACACTCATCTTAAGACTGTTTCTAGGAATTCCTAATATAGCTTCTTACATTGTATGAGgtattacttttcttttcactttgcaggcATTATGTTGTTTGTCATTCAGTCGTTACCATAAGCAGCAGACTTGCTGAAGGCACAACAGATTACCCTCTACCTTCACTGTTTTCAGTTTATTAAAAGACGAAAGTCATGAGATATAACATGTCTATTAAAATTGTAATGGCAGTAAGAGAGAGGCAGTCTAGTAACttacataaaataacttttaaagagTGACAAGGGCATAGAGAAGAACCTACCAAGTAATAGAAAACATGAATGTGAAAGACTTAATTTTGTAGAAACTGAAAATTTGACCACTTCCTCTGAAAtaagttattttatcttttttttttaagattttatttttagagagggaagggagggagggagatatatatatatatatatatatatatatatatggagagagagagagagagagagagagagaaggagagggagagagggagagagggaaagaaacatcactgtgtggttgctgggggttatggcctgcaacccaggcatgtaccctggctgggaattgaacctgggacactttggttcccagcctgcgctcaatccactgagctacgccagccagggcaagttattttatctttataactGTCCTGAGCAATATATATCATCTCTATTTTAGTCAGAGGAATGAATGCTGAGAGATAATTtgcctatatatattttatatattataaggttaatataatttatatattgatatattactgtaaaatataataaacaaggAATGCAACTGGAATTGGAATAGTAAAATTTGCTGTCACCCAACCATATTTTAATTTAGTATGGCTTTAAGTCATATTTTTTAGTTAATTCAGTAAGCACCAAGTTACCTAGCAGACCCTTTGccagtcaatttaaaaaaaaaatgcctagcCTATACAACTAGAAATACATGATATTTTatcaaaacatacataaaatcacTAGGCACATGAactaaacatgtaaaatataagaACAAATTTTTAACAAGTGGCAATGAAATATGTGGTATATGAAATTATTCCAAACCCATCCTATTAGATCTCAACTGCTACCACCCTACCATCACCACTTACCAGGATTACTATGCATTTTCCTactggttttccttttctctcctacCTCAAATCTACTTCCCAAAAAGTACTGCAATGTACTTTAGAAATGTTAGCTGGATCACACCATTCCCTGCTTAAAACTCTTCCTGTTCCTTCAACCTTGTGCCCAATTCCCTTGCACTTCAGTAACAATGGTTCCTCAAATATGACAAACTTATCCTGTGGCCTAGGCAtatgctattccctctgcctgagatactgttccttctttctccccaggCTGACTCCTTTTCATCCTTTTTTGTCTCATATTTTCAGTTTAAATTAACCAAAGAGGCATTCTTGCCTAGATCTAAAACACATTTTGTGAAAGTGGACTTAATAGTTCATTGTGTCATAGATCAGTACGTTTCCTGCATAGCCTTTTTCTATTCAATAATATCTTAAAAGATCTTTTAACCACAGTCctgttttctgagattttttttctatctgtatGTGTTAAATGGCATTATTTAGGCTGCTAttataataatagaaatgaaGACAAAAGTTATTTTGAAGTTTTGGTATTTAGATAAGTCCACAAATATACATTTAACTATACTCTGAGCCAAATGCAAAATATGAGAACCATCATATAATTAGATATGCCAAAGACATGAATTCTAGCCTTGACTTCAAACTAACTGGTTAATCTTGGtgggccttggttttctcaaGGCACTGAAACCAAATAAATATCAGATaatcaatgaaaatatgtttggtaaaagacatttttaaattaagacagGATCTTACCTTTCTGCTTCTGGAAGTTGATTGATTTTTCTGGTTATGATatcaaaaatttgtttttccttgacAGTATCAACTGGTTCATGATTTTCCATCTTgagtcttaaaaaattaaaaataacattttcaataatgtttataattaaaaagacaaaagggCTTATAAAAAGACTTCCGAAGACcattaataatttcaaaagaattaGCTATAGATGGAATTCATAATCTGCCTACACACAgtaccctcccccccacacaagAAAATCAATTCTAAGACAAATCAAAACATGAAAAGCAAATACTTAACTTGCAAATAGCACCAAAAGACATGAAACTAATACTAAACTAATAATTCGTTAAGAACTTGTGTTTAATAGACACCAGAAAGCTAAGTTAGTGCAGAAATGTTTTTAACATAACTGACATGAGTAATTGGTACCcagaatatgtaaataagtaGAAACAAGAAAAGGGCAAGCAAGCCAAGAGGAAAATTGATAAAAAGTTTGAACCAGCACATCACTGAAAGGAAAGCCAAAGAACCAGTAAACGTGAAAATATGCTTAAACTTCATAATCAGGGAAGtagaaattaaaaccatagtgataCCAGTATGGTACCTACtatagctaaaaacaaaacaaaacctgaccATTTCAATTACTGGCAAGATTGTGGGGTAATTCATGTTGCTGGTGGAAGCATAAAATTATATCCAATTTGGGTACAGCCTCTCCAAAAAAGAATTTGGTATTACATAGTAGGTAGAAGACACACATACccaacaatttcacttctaggtatatactaCAGCAGAAGTCAGCAAGCTTTTTCCTCTACAAAACATAGTACTGTATTTTAGGCTTGGCGGGTCAATCATGGTCTTTgtctaatacttttttaaaataactttttaaaaatgtaaaaatcattctTAGCTGGTTGATCATACAGAAACTATAGGCTTCCTCTGGCCGACAAGCCAGTAGTTTGTTGATCCATGCACTAGCTGGGGTGAATACCAGAGTAAGGCAATGGTTTTTCCCTGAAGATTTAGTTTATTAAACAATACTTCAACGTAGCAGAGTTAAGTAAAGCAGAAGTTCAGAGATAACAGCAAAGGACAACATGGTTTTATGAAGTTAGATTTTCTTGGTTCACTATCACCCATTTGCTACAAGATTAATTTACCACAATGagtaattcaacaaatatttattgggtaccTGTTAAATATATTAGATCATTTGGAAAATGTTGACGGCActcaacatttcatatataattcgaaatatatttcaaaataattcgTATGCCCAAACTTAAATTAACCTAGTAAGTACAACGCGGACTTAAAAATTTAGGTATCCTGGACTCAAATTTTCTGAGGGCTTTGGTTACAATAACATAATAGACAATCCCTACCCTACAGAAGCTTTGAACCGCTTTGCTTGTTTTGGGgttgggaagtgggggagggtggagagataCACAATCAAATTCAGTACATATAAAGTGTACGGTTTATAtgtctgaaataaaagaaattaccCTCAGAAAGTCCGGCCTAATGCTACTTActattagttttctttctgttctttgctCTCTATATGGATAAGGTTTTGAGTTCTGTGAACTACCCATTTCTGCTGTGTGGCTATTAAAAGTCATCCTTAATTTGGTAAACGTTCTGACCTGGCAACCCACAATAGGTCATTTTGTCCCCGTTGTTAACAGTAAACCTCTATCAAAGACAACGCCACCCTTAAATTCTACAAATACTTTAGTATTTGAATTAGCTATCTCACTTCACTCAGAACAACCTCAAGGTGGACAACGAAAAAAAAGCTGGGCCTCTGAATATGAAGTTAGGCCCAGGCTACCCAGTAAATTGGCAGTAAACCAGGGGTTAAGTTCAAGtgcaaggtttttaaaaaaattctattgcTTTTAAATATAAGGTCTCTTCTTTCAAGGTGGAAAATGAAGAGACGCTCAGTGCTGTAGGGCCGACTCTTCTCCCCTTCCGACCCAGCCCCAGAATCTCTTTCCCGTACTGTGCTTCAGATACCAAGACACTTACTGCACTCTTTCCCCAGAAGGTCCGTGCCTTACGCTCTCCTCTCACAAGTCAGTACTTTCTCTAGGCTTCCTCAGCCCCCAAAGCTCTCTGCAATCGTCACTCAACTTGCCTGGGCGCAGCCATCTTTGATTGG is a genomic window of Phyllostomus discolor isolate MPI-MPIP mPhyDis1 chromosome 6, mPhyDis1.pri.v3, whole genome shotgun sequence containing:
- the TMEM126A gene encoding transmembrane protein 126A yields the protein MENHEPVDTVKEKQIFDIITRKINQLPEAERNLLEYGSTYIGLNAAICGLIANSLFRRVLNVTQARIAAGLPMAVIPFLTAEVSYKSFISLPLNTGDLNCETCTITRGGLVGLVFGGLYPVFLAIPVNGGLAARYASALLPEKGNILTYWIRISKPVFRRMLFPILLQTGFAAYLGSRQYKLLIKALQLPEPGLEIQ